In the genome of Paracholeplasma manati, the window TAAAATCAATAATACGGGACTCGTTGAAGTACCGATGGGAACGACCTTAAGAGAAGTTGTCTTCGACATCGGTGGTGGAATCCCACAAAAACGTAAATTCAAAGCGATTCAAACGGGGGGGCCTTCAGGTGGTTGTATCACCGAAAAAGATTTGGATACCCCGATTGATTTTGATAACTTAACTGCCCTTGGCTCGATGATGGGTTCTGGTGGGATGATCATCATGGATGAAGATAACTGTATGGTCGACGTGGCGAGATTCTATTTAGACTTTACGGTCGATGAATCTTGCGGGAAATGCACCCCTTGTCGTGAAGGCACCAAACAAATGCTCGATATTTTAAACAAGATTTGTGACGGTGAAGGCACACTTGAAGACATCGATGAACTCGAACGTTTGGGTGAAATGATTAAAAAGACTTCCCTTTGTGGACTCGGTCAAACCGCACCAAACCCCGTATTATCGACCATCAAACACTTTAGAGAAGAATACATCGCCCACGTTACAGACAAAACCTGCCCAGCAGGTGTGTGTTCTAACCTCACCCACTTCGTCATTCATGACAACTGTATTGGTTGTACAAAATGTGCGAAGAACTGTCCTGTCAATGCCATATCAGGTTGGCCAAAACAAGTCCATATTTTAGACCAAGAGTTGTGCATCAAGTGTGGTGCTTGTAAGAAAGCCTGCCCTGTCGGTGCGATTACCTCTGAACCATTACATAAAGGAGTATCCCTATGAAACCTGTACACATTACCATCAATGGGTTACCATATACCGTAGACAGCACCCAAACCATCTTGGAAGCTGCCACTAAAAACAATGTCTACATTCCCCGCCTTTGTTTCTTAAAAGATGTCCATGAAGAAGCGAACTGCCGTGTGTGTAGTGTTAAAATCGAAGGTCAAAAAAACTTAAAACCAGCGTGTAAGACGTTGGTCTCTGAAGGGATGAACATCATCACCGACGACCAAGAAGTCTACGATACGGTTAGTATGAACCTAGAACTCTTAACCCATCGTCACCATTTCGAATGTTTCAAGTGTTCCAGAGAAGACAATTGTGAATTCTTGGATTTACTTAGAAAATACTCCATCGATAATGAATTCTCACAACTTTACGGGATGTTTGATGAAGAAAACTACTATTATCAAGACGATAATGGTGTAATGATCATCGATTCTAGTAAATGTATTCTATGTGGCAGATGTGTATCGGCTTGTGAAAAACAATCGGGATTATCTGTATTACACTTTAACAATCGTGGGAATAAAACCTATGTTGGACCAGCCTTATTTCATAGCCTAGATGATGCAGGTTGTATCTATTGTGGTAAATGTATTGGGGCTTGCCCAACCGGCGCTTTAAGAGAAAAAGACGACATCAAGAATGTCGAACGTGTCTTAAGAGACCCTAAGAAGAAAGTCGTTGTCCAAGTCGCACCAGCGGTGAGAGCTGCGTTAGGTGAAGCGTTTGGTTACCCGATTGGAACCGATGTCGAAGGCAAGATGTTCCAAGCATTGAAGGCATTGGGTGTCGATGAAATCATGGACACCAACTTTACAGCGGACTTAACCATCTTAGAAGAAGGTACTGAATTCTTACATAGACTCGAACACGGTGGACCGTTTCCAATGTTCACTTCCTGTTCTCCAGGTTGGGTCAACTTATTAGAACAATATTACCCTGAATTTATCCCAAATCTATCAACTTGTAAGTCCCCACAACAAATGGCTGGGGCGTTAATCAAGACCTATTACGCCGATAAGATGGGTTATAATCCAAAAGACATCGTCTCGATTTCGATCATGCCATGTATCGCGAAAAAAGCAGAAGCGAGACGTGAAGGCATGGGTCGAGATGGGTACCAAGATGTGGATTATGTGTTAACCACCAGAGAATTCGCGAGACTCATCAAACGTCGTGGGATCGATTTTAGAAACCTTGAAGATTCCAAACCGTTTGGGATGCTCGCCACATATACTGGTGCTGGTGCGATCTTTGGCGCAACCGGTGGGGTGATGGAAGCCGCACTCAGAACCGTATCAGAAATCCTAGAACAAAAAGAAACCCCAATTGATTTCCTTGAAATGCGCGGTACACAAGACATTAAGGAAGCGACTTATGTCCTTCAAGGGAAAGAAATCAACGTCGCAGTTGTGCATGGCGGCGCCGCAACCAAAGCGTTTTTAGAAAACCTTAAAACAACTGAAAAACAATATCATTTTGTTGAATTCATGGGTTGTACAGGTGGATGTATCAATGGTGGTGGCCAACCGGTTGTTACCGCGAGAGACCAAGAAACCTACGATGTTCGTGCTTTACGTGCGAGCGTTTTATACAAGATTGACGAAAAACAACGCATGCGTAAGAGCCATCAAAACCCATTTGTTCAAGAACTCTATCAAAACTTCTTAGAAAAACCACATTCGAAAAAATCCCATGAATTGTTACACACCAAATATAAGAAGCGTGACATTTATGCCAGCGTGGAGTAAAAAAAGTTATTTATTGGTTTTAATCCTAGCGTTGAGTCTCCATCTGTTCGGATGTGAGTCTAAAAGATTAAACATTTTAATTCCAACGGGTAGCCCTCAATACGCCGCTGCCTTTCTACAACAAAGTGAACAATACAACGTCACTATTGTGAGTGGTGCAGAAGCGTTAACGGCAGGGTTCAATGATATTGGTTATGACATCATCATCGCCCCAGTCAATATGGGAGCGAAACTATACGCTGCTAAACCCAATTATCAACTCTCAGGTGTCATCACTTGGGGTAACTATTATTTGATCAGTGCGTCAGAAATCGATCTATCCGTCGTAGACCGATTAGACATCACTGCGTTTGGGGAAAACCAAATACCAGACTTCATGTTGAAATACATTTTAAATCACCATGACATCGAAGCGAACATCACTTACCTCGATTCTATCGCGAGTATCACAAGCGCGTATTTATTGGATTCCTCCAAGATTTATTTGATCGCAGAACCGAGCATGAGTATTTTACAAACCAAAAAGACGCTTCAATATGTCGATTTACAAAGTGAGTATCAAAACATCACAGGAGAAACGGGTTTTCCTCAAGCCGGTGTATTTGTACATAAAAATATCTCCTCACGGGATTTGGATTTATTTCATTCGAGACTGATTCAATCCATATATAAACTCAAACACAGTGACGACGCTTTAACCGTTTTGAAATCACTCGGGATAGAATTACCAGAAGCGGCTTTTAATCCAGCAATTAATCGTTCAAACATTGATTTTTTAGTCAGTGCGGATGCGAAAGATGCCCTAAACACCTTTTATCAACTCATTTATGATTTTAACCCAAACTTTATCGGACAAATACCGAACGACGATTTTTACAGGTAAACTATGAAACATTGGATGAGATTGTCTTCAATTCTATCGATTTTCATCGTATGGTACCTCATTTATTTGTGGGTGGATCACCCGCTATTGATGCCATCGATCGAAGATACCATCAGGGCTTTATTCAGGCTTTTCGGCAGCAGGGATGCCGTGCTTGCAATGATGCACACTTTCGTGCGACTTGGCATATGCATCGGCATCTCGCTTGCCTTAGCAATGATACTGGCCTTTTTGAGTTATCACTTTAGACACATAGAAACATTCTTACATCCGTACATGGTTTTATTTAGAACCATCCCTTTAGTCTCTGTCATCCTCATCACATTTGTTTTGGTTCATTTTAGTTTAACCACCTACATCATCACATTTTTAATGATTTTTCCGATTTTATATCAAGCCATCTTGAGTGGACTAAATGCCATCGATTCAAGTTATATCGATGTGTATAAACTTGAAAAAGGCACCTTTTTCTCGAGTATTGAATATTTGTATTTTCCGATAACGAGACCATTCATTCTCCTTGGATTCCTACAATCCTTGGGGTTAGGGCTTAAAGTCATCGTGATGGCAGAATTCATCACCCAAGCCCAAAACGGGATTGGTAAACTCATCTACCAAGCACGGGTGAACTTAAATTACGATCAAATCTTCGCGATTACCATCATCTTAGTCCTCATGGCGTTTCTCATAGAAACGCTCGTAAAGAAACTCAATCAAGACATTGAAAAAGCCTAAGAACACAGTCAAAAGCTGTGTTTTTTTATTGACAGGGTTAATTTTTAGGTCTATACTATAAATGTGACAGGCGTGTCACTTTTGGAGGACATATGCCAAAGGAAACGTTCATCAACCTAAAACCACATAAAAAAGAGAAACTCATGCAGGCGATGACGAAAGAACTATCGATTCATACCTTTGAGCATTTATCAATTGCGAATATTGTCAGAGATGCAGAAATACCCAGGGGTTCTTTCTATCAGTACTTTGAAGACAAAGAAGACCTCTATCAGTACTATTTCAGCCACATCGCATCTTTAAAGATGGATTACTTTAAGGACATCTTCATGAGTCCGACGTTAACATTCTTTGAACGGATCGAAACCTTATTCAAACAGGGATTGGTGTTTAAAAAAGCTTACCCTGAATTGGTGGAGGTTGCGAAAAAGATGTATGAAAGCGACTACTACAAAGACCTCTTGATTAAAGGCGGTTGGGAGAATAAAGTCGTAGATACTTACGAAGCTTGGATCAAACAAGACCAACAGTTAGGCATCATCCGTGAAACGATTGATTCGAAAATGTTGTCTGAACTGATCAATGAAATGACTACTCGGATATCATTAGATAGTTTTATATATGACAAATACGACGAAAGTGTTTGGGAACACAAACTCGATGAGATGTTAGACATCCTCAAGAAAGGAATATTAAACCATGTTTAGTGTAAAAGATTTGAGATTTACGTATCCAAAGAATGACTTACCTACCATCAAAGGTATTTCCTTTGATATCCAAAAAGGAGAAATCTTCGGATTTTTAGGACCTTCTGGGGCAGGGAAGAGTACCACTCAAAAGATTTTAATCAAATTATTAGACCGATATGAAGGTGCGATTTATTACGATGGTAAATCCCTTCAAGAACTCGACCAAAGCTTCTTTGAAAACATTGGGGTCTCTTTTGAAATGCCGATTCACTTTTCAAAACTCACCGCGATGGAAAACATCGAATTCTTTAAGAAACTGTATAAGAAGAACATCGATGTGGAATCTTTGATGAAAAAAGTCGGTTTGTGGGAAGATAGGGACAAACTGGTGTCTGAATATTCTAAAGGGATGAAAATCCGTTTAAACTTCGTTAGAGCAATGCTCAATGACCCAGAGATGTTGTTCTTAGATGAACCGACCAATGGGTTAGATCCAGCGAACGCGATGATTTTAAAAAACTTGATTAAAACCTATAAACAAAATGGTGGAACTGTCTTCATTACGTCACACATCATGGCCGATATCGACCAATTGTGTGACCGTGTGGCTTTTATTGTAAACGGTGAAATCAAAGAAATCGACTCCCCAAGAAACTTAAAGATCAAATATGGTCAAAGAACCATCAAAGTCGAATACAAAGAACAAGGACATACCCTCAGTCAAAGTTTCCCAATGGACAAGATTGGTCAAAATGAGGACTTCGTGAAACTCATTCAAACCAAAGACATTGAAACCATACACAGTGGGGAAACCACACTCGAAGAAATCTTCATCCAAGTGACAGGGGTTGGTTTAAGTCATGAGTCCTAGAATGGCATTTTTAATCAAAGGCGAACTCCTTCGATTGAACAAATACCGTGTGACCACGGTATCGTTATTGGTGGCTTTTGTGTGGGGTTTGGTGCTATATTTCATCGATGATATGGACATATTAGAACAAATGTTGCCGATGATCATCATGATTGACGCCACCATGATGAGCGTTATCTTCATTGGTTCGATCATGTTTTTTGAGAAGTCTGAACAAACCATTTCGACGTTATTGGTCACACCGACCTCAACCGATGAACAAATTTTATCGAAAGTCATCGCGAATACGATTCATATGTTGTTATCCTCGATGCTCATCATTTTGGTATTCTATTTTGTCAAAGGTGTGACTGTGAATTTCTTTTGGATGATTCCCATTTTAATCATCTCCATCGCATTCCATAGTTTATTAGGGTATGTCTTCTCATACCATTCTAAAGATTTTACATCGATGTTGTTAGGTGTCATGATGTTCATCATTTTCTTATCCATCCCATCGATTTTACATCAGTTCAATATTTTGTTTAAAGGCGACTTCTGGCGTTATGCCTTACTCATTACCCCAGCCCAAGCCTCTGCAGAGCTCATCGCACTCGGCTTTGGTGGCGCGTTTACGCTCGCATCCGCCATCAGTTTGGTGTGGTTGATTGTCGCGGGTACTTTGGGTTATCTCTTCTATATCAAACCAGCGTATAAAGCTTACGCTGTGAGACAAGGGGGCATATAATATGTTTATCCGTGTCTTAAAACATGAAATGAAAAACATCTTAAGAGATAAGATGTATCTGTTCTTTATGGTGTATCCAGTCATTATTGGTATTGTCGCTTATTATTTAATCCCGTATCTTAGAGAAGAAGTGGGGTTGTTGGTTTCAAACATCGTCGCGTTGGTATTTGTCTTGATGACTTCCTTTATGTTTGGTGCAATTACTGGATTTACCTTACTCGATGACCAAGACGACAATGTCTTGTTCTCGTTAAAGATCACACCGATCAAGGTATCCCATTATGTGGGTATCAAGTTATTATTCTCTTATGTACTTGGTTTCTTAGCCACATTCTTATTGGTTTATATCACCAAGCTGTTTGAATCCTCTGTCTTAAACATGATTGGCATATCGCTATTGGCTGCCTTACAGGCCCCAATGCTCGCGTTATTCATCAATGCTTTCGCAAGCAACAAGGTCGAAGGGTTCGTCTTTATGAAAGCCACAGGGATCCTCGTGATGATTCCCATCGCTTCCTTATTCCTAACCAACTGGACAGAACTCTTCTTAGGGATTGTCCCAGGGTTTTGGGCAGCGAGACTCGTATCGATGTCTTTAATTCCAAGTGATTATTTGTTGAATGAGTTTTGGTACTACATCTTAGGTTTTATCGTCAATGGCTTACTGATTTATGTCTTATTTAAGAAATACAAACAAAGAGTTCAAATATAAGTCAAAAATCCACGTCAATCGTGGATTTTTTCTTCTTACTATTGGAAAAATCCAAGAATATGTTATAATTGAAAATGCTGGAGAAATACCCAAGTCCGGCTGAAGGGTCTGGCCTCGAAAACCAGTAGGGCGAGAGATCGCCGCGGGGGTTCAAATCCCCCTTTCTCCGCCATTCAGATATCTAAAGTCTACTGTGAAAGCAGAAGACTTTTTTATTTTTGGTTGCTGTTTGATAATAAATGTAAGGGTGTATAGGTCAAATATCTACACCCTAAATGTATATTAAAAGCGCTACAGTCCAAATTTTACTGGATGTAACACTTTTTTGTATTGAGAGTTGAATTCCTACCACGGCGGAAAATGGCGGATGAAAATTCGCCTAACTAACTAGAGTATATTGAGAACAACAACTAAACCAAATGACATGTATCTTTTCATAAAGTGTTTTATTTAGATTCATTAATACTCTTTCATGGTATATGTAAATATTCTGATTACTTAAGGAAGTTGGATTATGTTATAATGAATTATATAATTAATGTAAAAACTCGAAATAATAGATAATGCTGATTGCTGTTAATATAGAACAGTAGACACGAAGAGTAAGAATCCTTCTTATGTTAGAATATAAGGAAGGAGTTGATTCTTTTATGTCTTCAACAGGCAATCGATATTCAAACGAATTTAAACAACAATTAGTCGAACTATTTCAAAGCGGGCAATCGGTATCTAAGCTGTCCCGTGAGTATGGCATACCCACAGGGACAATCTACAAATGGACAAAAGAACTTACACCAGTGATCACTGAAGATGGTAAGTTAGTTACACCTAAAGAAATCAAAGCGTTAGAAAAGCGAATAAGGGAACTAGAAATGGAAAATGAAATCCTAAAAAAAGCGACCGCCATATTCGCTCGAAAACCTTAAAAGAAAAAGTCGACTTTATCAAGTTATTCAAGCATATTTATCCGATTAAGGTGATGTGTAAAGTGCTACATTTAAACCGCAGCACGGTCTATAAGATATTCACACACATGATGTCTGATCGAGAAATTAGAAGATTAGAACTCGAATCAAAAATCATTGAAATCTATAATGAGTTTGACAGTATCTATGGTGCACCCAAGATTCGTAAGGAATTGATTAAACAGGGCTATTACGCTTCACTTAAACGTGTAAGCGTCTATATGAGGCGATTGCTTAGATCTATCATCACTAAGAAATACAAGCCAGGCTCATCTTCTAAAGCGCCTGATGATAAAGAAAACATCATGAATCAAGATTTCTCAACGCTTTATCCAAATCAGAAATGGGTGATGGATATCACCTATATCTGGACCGTTTATGATGGTTGGACAT includes:
- a CDS encoding NADH-dependent [FeFe] hydrogenase, group A6 translates to MKPVHITINGLPYTVDSTQTILEAATKNNVYIPRLCFLKDVHEEANCRVCSVKIEGQKNLKPACKTLVSEGMNIITDDQEVYDTVSMNLELLTHRHHFECFKCSREDNCEFLDLLRKYSIDNEFSQLYGMFDEENYYYQDDNGVMIIDSSKCILCGRCVSACEKQSGLSVLHFNNRGNKTYVGPALFHSLDDAGCIYCGKCIGACPTGALREKDDIKNVERVLRDPKKKVVVQVAPAVRAALGEAFGYPIGTDVEGKMFQALKALGVDEIMDTNFTADLTILEEGTEFLHRLEHGGPFPMFTSCSPGWVNLLEQYYPEFIPNLSTCKSPQQMAGALIKTYYADKMGYNPKDIVSISIMPCIAKKAEARREGMGRDGYQDVDYVLTTREFARLIKRRGIDFRNLEDSKPFGMLATYTGAGAIFGATGGVMEAALRTVSEILEQKETPIDFLEMRGTQDIKEATYVLQGKEINVAVVHGGAATKAFLENLKTTEKQYHFVEFMGCTGGCINGGGQPVVTARDQETYDVRALRASVLYKIDEKQRMRKSHQNPFVQELYQNFLEKPHSKKSHELLHTKYKKRDIYASVE
- a CDS encoding ABC transporter permease, translated to MKHWMRLSSILSIFIVWYLIYLWVDHPLLMPSIEDTIRALFRLFGSRDAVLAMMHTFVRLGICIGISLALAMILAFLSYHFRHIETFLHPYMVLFRTIPLVSVILITFVLVHFSLTTYIITFLMIFPILYQAILSGLNAIDSSYIDVYKLEKGTFFSSIEYLYFPITRPFILLGFLQSLGLGLKVIVMAEFITQAQNGIGKLIYQARVNLNYDQIFAITIILVLMAFLIETLVKKLNQDIEKA
- a CDS encoding TetR/AcrR family transcriptional regulator encodes the protein MPKETFINLKPHKKEKLMQAMTKELSIHTFEHLSIANIVRDAEIPRGSFYQYFEDKEDLYQYYFSHIASLKMDYFKDIFMSPTLTFFERIETLFKQGLVFKKAYPELVEVAKKMYESDYYKDLLIKGGWENKVVDTYEAWIKQDQQLGIIRETIDSKMLSELINEMTTRISLDSFIYDKYDESVWEHKLDEMLDILKKGILNHV
- a CDS encoding ABC transporter ATP-binding protein, giving the protein MFSVKDLRFTYPKNDLPTIKGISFDIQKGEIFGFLGPSGAGKSTTQKILIKLLDRYEGAIYYDGKSLQELDQSFFENIGVSFEMPIHFSKLTAMENIEFFKKLYKKNIDVESLMKKVGLWEDRDKLVSEYSKGMKIRLNFVRAMLNDPEMLFLDEPTNGLDPANAMILKNLIKTYKQNGGTVFITSHIMADIDQLCDRVAFIVNGEIKEIDSPRNLKIKYGQRTIKVEYKEQGHTLSQSFPMDKIGQNEDFVKLIQTKDIETIHSGETTLEEIFIQVTGVGLSHES
- a CDS encoding ABC transporter permease, producing MSPRMAFLIKGELLRLNKYRVTTVSLLVAFVWGLVLYFIDDMDILEQMLPMIIMIDATMMSVIFIGSIMFFEKSEQTISTLLVTPTSTDEQILSKVIANTIHMLLSSMLIILVFYFVKGVTVNFFWMIPILIISIAFHSLLGYVFSYHSKDFTSMLLGVMMFIIFLSIPSILHQFNILFKGDFWRYALLITPAQASAELIALGFGGAFTLASAISLVWLIVAGTLGYLFYIKPAYKAYAVRQGGI
- a CDS encoding transposase — encoded protein: MSSTGNRYSNEFKQQLVELFQSGQSVSKLSREYGIPTGTIYKWTKELTPVITEDGKLVTPKEIKALEKRIRELEMENEILKKATAIFARKP